The proteins below are encoded in one region of Silene latifolia isolate original U9 population chromosome 2, ASM4854445v1, whole genome shotgun sequence:
- the LOC141627328 gene encoding F-box/kelch-repeat protein At3g06240-like codes for MSDVNPRISQDIWFEIFKELPVKILGKCRCVCKSWHSLIVSPSFMTAHLKHYTRNDANSVILYNETVKSSESREFDQISIFRDLDMLKQGNRLHTSTCPLILPRISFVGSVNGLVCVSERNYFAPKDHILIWNPIIQKSIKLPKSTFRGRYSVVGFGYDCHRNDYRVIKISHLDENTPFVEVYSVQERTWKSICAKYLVDNSIKLVSFSSCFCNGVIHWQILNEKVGMSSSRRVCLLLFNVTEERFAMTELPEEIEKSKSIVFGIFEYHGMLSMSLCDYLLWGSLNTLTKCQIWVKRDYNVETSWCKLLNVCDYTFFGYSHKGPIQYLGPNKELIGFVKESNGQIVSYDPKTCQITELGLRVSESTKFSAFSESLVLLDQKIEDLTAA; via the coding sequence ATGTCGGATGTAAATCCACGTATCTCTCAAGACATATGGTTCGAAATATTCAAGGAACTTCCCGTAAAAATCTTAGGTAAATGTCGTTGTGTTTGCAAATCATGGCATTCTCTCATTGTTTCCCCTTCTTTTATGACTGCACACCTTAAGCATTACACTCGTAACGATGCCAATTCGGTTATTCTGTACAACGAGACTGTCAAGAGTTCAGAATCCAGAGAATTTGATCAAATTAGTATCTTCCGTGATTTAGATATGTTGAAACAAGGTAATAGACTTCACACCTCAACTTGCCCTTTGATTCTACCTCGAATTTCTTTTGTTGGGTCCGTCAATGGTTTGGTGTGCGTCTCCGAAAGAAATTATTTTGCCCCGAAAGACCATATTTTAATATGGAATCCCATAATTCAGAAATCCATTAAACTTCCGAAGTCCACGTTTAGGGGAAGATATTCGGTGGTGGGGTTCGGCTATGATTGTCATAGGAATGATTATCGGGTGATTAAAATTAGTCATTTGGATGAAAACACGCCATTTGTAGAGGTTTACTCGGTACAGGAACGAACATGGAAGTCAATTTGCGCTAAATATTTAGTTGATAACTCGATCAAACTTGTTTCCTTTTCAAGCTGTTTCTGTAATGGAGTTATTCATTGGCAGATTCTTAATGAAAAAGTGGGGATGAGTTCTTCTAGACGCGTATGCTTGCTTTTGTTTAATGTCACCGAAGAAAGATTTGCAATGACGGAACTGCCCGAAGAAATTGAAAAGAGTAAGTCAATTGTTTTTGGTATATTTGAGTACCACGGTATGTTATCGATGTCCCTTTGCGACTACTTGTTATGGGGTAGTCTAAATACATTAACTAAATGTCAAATCTGGGTGAAACGAGACTACAACGTTGAGACTTCATGGTGCAAATTGTTGAATGTTTGCGACTACACGTTCTTTGGCTATAGCCATAAGGGGCCAATACAGTACTTGGGACCGAACAAGGAATTGATTGGGTTCGTTAAGGAAAGCAATGGGCAGATAGTGTCCTATGATCCTAAGACTTGCCAAATTACGGAACTTGGTCTACGTGTAAGCGAATCTACCAAGTTCAGCGCTTTTTCGGAGAGTCTTGTATTGCTCGACCAAAAGATTGAAGATCTCACCGCCGCTTAA
- the LOC141627338 gene encoding uncharacterized protein LOC141627338 encodes MSNLNKLDFAALDISGSNYSEWVLDAEMYLKSYALGDAIKDGNTASEQNKAKALIFLRRHLHEGLKYEYLTVKDPLILWQNLKERYDHLTTQYRQRGFKKYSELVSCLLVAEQNNQILLKNHQSRPTGTDPFPEVNATVSGPFPIVNATNKYSGHTRGGGSGRGRGRGRNNFRGGRGGKFKRSYSHRKGEPKDRPHEKIKKTGENPCHRCGSTGHWINTCRTPQHLVDLYKQSQKNNKGKNIEANFAAEHENFETNYADGDNNLPFVSGKFMDLDISDFMTFDPNGEIGPLIGNGSVPKLD; translated from the exons ATGTCGAATTTGAACAAACTTGATTTTGCGGCTTTGGATATCTCTGGAAGTAATTATTCTGAATGGGTGTTAGATGCCGAGATGTATCTTAAGTCTTATGCCCTTGGTGATGCTATTAAAGATGGGAATACAGCATCCGAACAAAATAAGGCCAAAGCCCTAATTTTTCTCCGTCGTCACCTCCATGAGGGACTCAAATATGAATATTTGACTGTGAAAGATCCTTTGATCTTATGGCAAAATCTGAAAGAAAGGTATGACCATCTTACAACA CAATATCGTCAGAGAGGATTTAAAAAATACTCTGAACTAGTTTCATGCTTATTGGTGGCTGAGCAAAACAATCAAATCCTGTTAAAAAACCACCAGTCCCGTCCTACTGGCACTGATCCATTCCCAGAAGTGAATGCGACAGTCTCTGGTCCATTCCCTATAGTGAATGCGACAAATAAATATTCGGGTCACACTAGAGGTGGTGGCTCTGGACGTGGACGtggacgaggacgaaacaatttTCGTGGTGGTAGAGGTGGAAAATTTAAAAGATCGTATTCTCACCGAAAGGGGGAACCAAAAGATCGTCCACATGAAAAGATAAAGAAAACTGGTGAAAATCCATGTCACCGTTGTGGTAGTACAGGACATTGGATTAATACTTGTCGTACGCCGCAACATCTTGTTGATCTTTACAAGCAGTCTCAGAAAAATAATAAAGGGAAGAATATTGAAGCAAATTTTGCTGCTGAGCAtgaaaattttgagacaaattatGCTGATGGTGATAACAATCTACCTTTCGTATCTGGCAAATTTATGGATTTGGACATCTCAGATTTCATGACCTTTGATCCTAATGGAGAAATTGGCCCTTTGATTGGCAATGGAAGTGTCCCGAAATTGGACTAA
- the LOC141627346 gene encoding uncharacterized protein LOC141627346: MGATHGDVCLADSATTHTILKNKKYFTCLKEEKTNVCTIAGSTKLIDGSGRANILLPNGTNIEIQEALYSPKSKRNLLSFNDIRRNGFHVETANENGVEYLYITRSNLNKKSVLEKLQALSSGLYYMKICAVESHALVNQKFTDKNKFIVWHDRFGHPGSLMMRKIIENSRGHLLENQKNSSN, encoded by the coding sequence ATGGGAGCTACACATGGAGATGTATGCCTCGCGGATAGTGCGACTACGCACACAATTCTTAAAAATAAGAAATATTTTACTTGTCTTAAAGAGGAAAAGACAAATGTTTGTACAATTGCTGGTAGTACAAAATTAATTGACGGCTCCGGAAGAGCTAATATTTTGTTGCCTAATGGAACAAATATTGAAATACAAGAGGCTTTGTACTCTCCTAAGTCAAAAAGAAATTTGCTGAGTTTTAATGATATCCGTAGAAATGGATTTCATGTTGAGACAGCAAATGAGAATGGGGTTGAATACCTATATATCACACGTTCAAATTTGAACAAGAAAAGTGTGTTGGAAAAACTACAAGCGTTATCTTCTGGCTTGTATTATATGAAAATTTGTGCAGTTGAATCTCATGCACTAGTAAACCAAAAGTTTACAGATAAAAACAAGTTTATTGTTTGGCATGACCGTTTTGGCCATCCCGGATCATTAATGATGCGAAAAATCATTGAAAATTCACGTGGCCATTTATTAGAGAATCAAAAAAATTCTTCAAACTAG
- the LOC141627359 gene encoding F-box/kelch-repeat protein At3g06240-like — protein sequence MSDVNLYISQDIWFEILKNLPVKTLGKYRCVCKSWHSLIVSPSFMTAHLKHYTRNDANSVILYNEIVKNSESREFEQISLFRDLDMLKQGNILHTSTCPLILPRISFVGSVNGLVCVSERNYFGPKDHILIWNPIIKKSIKLPKSTFRGRYSVVGFGYDCNTNDYRVIKISHLDENTPFVEVYSVQERTWKAICAKYLVDNPITIVSFSSCFCNGVIHWHIVNEKVGMSSSNRECLLLFNVAEERFARTKLPEKIENSSGSDDFGIFEYHGMLSVSLCDYMLFDRNTSAKCQIWVKRDYNVESSWCKILNVCMYYGYTHNGPVEYLGPNKELIAFAKESTGQMVSYDPKTYKITELGLRVSETTKFSAFSESLALLDQNNYNLIVQSLIVA from the coding sequence ATGTCGGATGTAAATCTTTATATCTCCCAAGACATATGGTTCGAAATCCTTAAGAATCTTCCTGTAAAAACCTTAGGCAAATATCGTTGTGTATGTAAATCATGGCATTCTCTCATTGTTTCTCCTTCTTTTATGACTGCACACCTTAAGCATTACACTCGAAACGATGCCAATTCCGTAATTCTGTACAACGAGATTGTTAAGAATTCAGAATCCAGAGAATTTGAGCAAATTAGTCTCTTCCGTGATTTAGATATGTTGAAACAAGGTAATATACTTCACACCTCAACTTGCCCTTTGATTCTACCTCGAATTTCTTTTGTTGGGTCCGTCAATGGTTTGGTGTGCGTCTCTGAAAGAAATTACTTTGGCCCGAAAGACCATATTTTAATATGGAATCCCATAATAAAAAAATCCATTAAACTTCCGAAGTCCACGTTTAGAGGCAGATATTCGGTGGTGGGGTTCGGCTATGATTGTAATACGAATGATTATCGGGTGATTAAAATTAGTCATTTGGATGAAAACACGCCATTTGTAGAGGTTTACTCGGTACAGGAACGAACATGGAAGGCAATTTGCGCTAAATATTTAGTTGATAACCCAATCACAATTGTTTCCTTTTCAAGCTGTTTCTGTAATGGTGTTATTCATTGGCATATTGTTAATGAGAAAGTGGGAATGAGTTCTTCTAATCGCGAATGCTTGCTTTTGTTTAATGTCGCGGAAGAAAGGTTTGCAAGGACGAAACTGCCTGAAAAAATTGAAAATAGTAGTGGCTCAGATGATTTCGGTATATTTGAGTACCACGGTATGTTATCGGTCTCTCTTTGCGACTACATGTTGTTCGATAGGAATACTTCAGCTAAATGTCAAatctgggtgaaacgggactacAACGTTGAGAGTTCATGGTGCAAAATCTTGAATGTTTGTATGTACTATGGCTATACTCATAACGGGCCAGTAGAATACTTGGGACCGAACAAGGAATTGATTGCTTTTGCTAAGGAAAGCACTGGACAGATGGTGTCCTACGATCCTAAGACTTACAAAATTACGGAACTTGGTCTACGTGTAAGCGAAACTACCAAGTTCAGCGCTTTTTCGGAGAGTCTTGCATTGCTCGACCAAAACAACTACAATCTCATTGTCCAAAGTCTCATTGTCGCTTAA
- the LOC141627379 gene encoding F-box/kelch-repeat protein At3g06240-like — protein sequence MSDVNLYISQDIWFEILKNLPVKTLGKYRCVCKSWHSLIVSPSFMTAHLKHYTRNDANSVILYNKIVKNSESREFEQISIFRDLDMLKQGNRLHTSTRPLILPRISFVGSVNGLVCVFESNYFGPKDHILIWNPIIQKSIKLPKSTFGGRYSVVGFGYDCHRNDYRVIKISHLDGNTPFVEVYSVQERIWKSICAKYLVDNSIILVSFSSCFCNGVIHWQILNEKAGMSSSRRVCLLLFNVTEERFAMTELPEEIEKSKSIVFGIFEYHGMLSMSLCDYLLWGSLNTLTKCQIWVKRDYNVESSWCKLLNVCDYTFFGYSHKGPIQYLGPNKELIGFVKESNGQIVSYDPKTCQITELGLRVSESTKFSAFSESLVLLDQKIEDLTAA from the coding sequence ATGTCGGATGTAAATCTTTATATCTCTCAAGACATATGGTTCGAAATCCTTAAGAATCTTCCTGTAAAAACCTTAGGCAAATATCGTTGTGTATGCAAATCATGGCATTCTCTCATTGTTTCTCCTTCTTTTATGACTGCACACCTTAAGCATTACACTCGAAACGATGCCAATTCCGTAATTCTGTACAACAAGATTGTGAAGAATTCAGAATCCAGAGAATTTGAGCAAATTAGTATCTTCCGTGATTTAGATATGTTGAAACAAGGTAATAGACTTCACACCTCAACTCGCCCTTTGATTCTACCTCGAATTTCTTTTGTTGGATCCGTCAATGGTTTGGTGTGCGTCTTTGAAAGTAATTATTTTGGCCCGAAAGACCATATTTTAATATGGAATCCCATAATTCAGAAATCCATTAAACTTCCGAAGTCCACGTTTGGGGGCAGATATTCGGTGGTGGGGTTCGGCTATGATTGTCATAGGAATGATTATCGGGTGATTAAAATTAGTCATTTGGATGGAAACACGCCATTTGTAGAGGTTTACTCGGTACAGGAACGAATATGGAAGTCAATTTGTGCTAAATATTTAGTTGATAACTCAATCATACTTGTTTCCTTTTCAAGCTGTTTTTGTAATGGAGTTATTCATTGGCAGATTCTTAATGAAAAAGCGGGGATGAGTTCTTCTAGACGCGTATGCTTGCTTTTGTTTAATGTCACCGAAGAAAGATTTGCAATGACGGAACTGCCCGAAGAAATTGAAAAGAGTAAGTCAATTGTTTTTGGTATATTTGAGTACCACGGTATGTTATCGATGTCCCTTTGCGACTACTTGTTATGGGGTAGTCTAAATACATTAACTAAATGTCAAATCTGGGTGAAACGAGACTACAACGTTGAGAGTTCATGGTGCAAATTGTTGAATGTTTGCGACTACACGTTCTTTGGCTATAGCCATAAGGGGCCAATACAGTACTTGGGACCGAACAAGGAATTGATTGGGTTCGTTAAGGAAAGCAATGGGCAGATAGTGTCCTATGATCCTAAGACTTGCCAAATTACGGAACTTGGTCTACGTGTAAGCGAATCTACCAAGTTCAGCGCTTTTTCGGAGAGTCTTGTATTGCTCGACCAAAAGATTGAAGATCTCACCGCCGCTTAA